Proteins encoded together in one Lathyrus oleraceus cultivar Zhongwan6 chromosome 5, CAAS_Psat_ZW6_1.0, whole genome shotgun sequence window:
- the LOC127082158 gene encoding protein MAIN-LIKE 1-like → MLVGSTIFADKTFTLVETRYLLLFRDLDGCSGYSWGAAALVTLYRYLGDASMYSCKQLGGYPTLLQCWIHEYFPTVGKRGENWKPTDNCGLPRAMRWSYRGCLKWGETVVPYFPDRCLRQFGYHQSVIAVIGSSTVATTPSDAVDGI, encoded by the exons atgttggtgggttccaccatatttgctgataagacctttacacttgtagagacacgatacctcctcctgtttagggacttggatggatgttcaggatatagttggggagcagctgcactagttaccctttaccgatatcttggagatgcgtccatgtacagttgcaaacagctcggtggatatcctactctcctacag tgttggattcacgagtactttccaactgttggaaaaagaggggagaattggaaACCTACTGATAACTGTGGTCTTCcccgagcgatgagatggtcgtatag gggctgtttgaagtggggtgaaaCAGTTGTCCCATACTTCCCTGATagatgtttacgtcagttcgg TTACCATCAGAGTGTTATCGCTGTGATCGGTTCATCTACCgtggccaccactccatctgatgCAGTAGACg